TTTTCACAGGTGAAAGTAGAAGAAGATTAAAGCGCCTGCAAAAAAGAGCGTTAGCAAGAGGTGAAGATTTTAATCCTAAAAAGATCGAAGCTCCCCGAGAGATTGATATTTTCCATAGAGTGGCTATGACTAGTAAGAGCTCACAAGAGGATTATATTCTGCATATTCAAAAGCAAGATGTCGACTGCCAAGCTGAGCCATACTTTAGTAATTATGGGCTTGCCTCAAATGAAAAGTTTAAAGGCACGGTTCCTGATTTATCACCCTCAATAGATAGAAATTAACCTTTATTTATAACGTTATCATAAGTCATTGATACTAAAACTCTCTGAGTAAGCATATAAAAATATGGGTAAAATTGAATTTGCTTTTTAATTATATGAATTATATAAATAAGCTTAGCTATTTTATGGTGACCTGCCGTATAGGCAGCTGAGAATATCTTTATTATCTAAAAAATGACTGTCTGGTTGTGACCTGCCGTATAGGCAGCTGAAGATAAAAACAATCGATTCGATGTTTAAGTTAATGTAATTCTGCCGAAAAGGCAGTGAGTAGTAATTGAAAAAAACCAGTCTTATATCCGGGCTGGTTTTTTTGTTTTTGGCGTTATAACTTTATTTCACTATGTCATTGTATGGTTGTATTTTATGTCAGTGAATGGTTGCAGGTTATTTGTAAGTTATTGTTATGTCTATCCAGCATATGTCACGCTTTGCTTGCAGCGACAAGGATCTAGGATCTTAGCGCGCTTTTATGTTAGAATTCGCGCAATTTTTTGGCATAGTTAAGTAGCATAGCAATGATCTTAGATGATATTCGCATCGTTTTAGTAAATACCTCACACTCTGGCAACATTGGTTCGGCGGCTCGCGCCATGAAAACCATGGGTTTATCAAAACTGTATTTAGTGGACCCAGCTTGTGAAGTAGACAGCCATGCAAGTGCCTTAGCAGCTGGTGCAACTGACGTGTTAGGGAATGCGGTTATTGTTGACACTGTGGCAGATGCCATTGCCGATTGTGCATTAACAATTGGTACTAGTGCGCGCTCGCGCACCCTTTCTTGGCCTATGGTTGAGCCACGTGAATGTGGTGAAAAGCTAGTTGCTGAGGCAGTAAATGGCCCAGTAGCGCTCGTATTTGGACGTGAAAATAGCGGATTGACTAACGAAGAGCTACAACTGTGTAACTACCATGTTTGCATTCCTGCAAATCCTGAATATAGCTCGCTTAATTTAGCGATGGCCGTGCAAACGTTAAGCTACGAAACGCGTATGGCGTTTTTAAATCAACAACCAAAGGCAGAGCAAGCAGACGATGAAACTGCTTACCCAAGCTCAAAACAAACAGAGTTATTTTACGAGCATTTAGAGCAGACGCTTGATAACACTGGTTTTATTATTAAGCAGCATCCAGGTTTAGTGATGACTAAGTTACGTCGTTTGTTTAACCGAGCGCGCCCAGAAGAGGCAGAGCTAAACATACTGCGCGGTATTCTTACCTCAATTAATAAATCTATTCCTAAGTAAGGTATAGCGATTGGTTATAAAAACCTGCGGGTAAATAACGAGCTAATACTTGACTAAAACACTCAGGTAATTACAATACACCTAATACTTGACCAAAAAGGTCAAGTATTAAAAATTTGTTAATAGAACAGCGTTCTTTAATCAAATTTTTATCAAGTGATAATACTTGACTATTTTACTCTGGTAATTAAAATTTGCACTCTTTTGTGCGGGGGGCGTTATGAAGTTAACATCAAAAGGCAGATATGCCGTAACAGCTATGCTGGATGTTGCACTACATGCGAGTGTAGGTCCTGTAGCCCTTGCTGATATTTCACAAAGACAAGAAATTTCTTTGTCTTACCTTGAGCAATTGTTTGCCCGTTTACGTAAAAATGGCTTAGTAAGCTCGGTTCGTGGTCCTGGTGGTGGTTATTTACTAGGTCGAGAAGCCGCAGTTATCTCTGTTGGCGATGTAATTAGCGCCGTAGACGAATCGGTAGATGCAACACGTTGCCAAGGAGCCGATACCGGGTGTCAAAGTGGTATGCGTTGTTTAACTCACAATTTATGGTCTGATTTAAGCGCACGCATCGAAGAGTTTTTAAATAATATTACCTTAGCTGAATTGGTGGAAAAATCAGATGTGAAAGAAATCGCATCTCGCCAAGATAACAGCATCAATAATGCAATTAAGCAGTTGGAAAACATTCAAGTAAGCTGTCAACTATAAAGTTGACCTACAGCGGAGAGAGAAATGAAGTTACCGATTTATTTAGATTACGCAGCGACCACGCCTGTTGATGAGCGTGTTGCAAAAGAAATGATGCAATGCCTGACAATGGACGGTAATTTTGGTAATCCTGCGTCACGTTCGCACCGTTTTGGTTGGCAAGCTGAAGAAGTAGTTGACCAAGCGCGTACAGACATTGCCGATTTAATCAATGCTGACCCGCGTGAGATTGTTTTCACATCGGGTGCAACAGAATCAAATAACCTTGCAATTAAAGGTGCAGCACAGTTTTACAAAAAGAAAGGTAAGCACGTTATTACCGCTAAAACTGAGCATAAAGCAGTAATCGATACATGTCGTGAATTAGAGCGCCAAGGCTTTGAAGTAACCTACATGGACGTTGAAGAAAACGGCCTACTAGATCTTAAAAAGCTTGAAGAAACTATGCGTGAAGACACTGTGCTTGTAAGCATTATGCACGTTAATAACGAGCTAGGTGTAATTCAAGATATCAACACAATTGGTGAAATGTGTCGTGAACGTAAAATTATG
The genomic region above belongs to Pseudoalteromonas sp. MM1 and contains:
- the trmJ gene encoding tRNA (cytosine(32)/uridine(32)-2'-O)-methyltransferase TrmJ produces the protein MILDDIRIVLVNTSHSGNIGSAARAMKTMGLSKLYLVDPACEVDSHASALAAGATDVLGNAVIVDTVADAIADCALTIGTSARSRTLSWPMVEPRECGEKLVAEAVNGPVALVFGRENSGLTNEELQLCNYHVCIPANPEYSSLNLAMAVQTLSYETRMAFLNQQPKAEQADDETAYPSSKQTELFYEHLEQTLDNTGFIIKQHPGLVMTKLRRLFNRARPEEAELNILRGILTSINKSIPK
- the iscR gene encoding Fe-S cluster assembly transcriptional regulator IscR, with the protein product MKLTSKGRYAVTAMLDVALHASVGPVALADISQRQEISLSYLEQLFARLRKNGLVSSVRGPGGGYLLGREAAVISVGDVISAVDESVDATRCQGADTGCQSGMRCLTHNLWSDLSARIEEFLNNITLAELVEKSDVKEIASRQDNSINNAIKQLENIQVSCQL